The following are encoded in a window of Bacilli bacterium genomic DNA:
- a CDS encoding aldo/keto reductase, whose translation MKYRKLGKTEAKVSVIGVGTWQFGGEWGHDYTQGEVDAILDTAAEAGINLIDTAECYGDHLSESFIGDYLRRRNRGDWFIATKFGHRFKGRFDRVNLISADEVQKQLDDSLKALQTDYVDLYQFHSLSDEQFANDALWTMLNKQVEKGKIRHLGISIGSNQNIYQTDAAEKVGASVIQVVYNRIDREPEKEVFPSCIRQNLGVLARVPLASGYLSGKYAPGASFAQTDVRSRHDREKIDRMLAQVEQIRREEVPAGMNMATWALAWCLRHPAVTCVIPGCKNPEQTKANAQAAEYVGDEHPQAWPDELNLDNLQLE comes from the coding sequence ATGAAATACCGCAAACTGGGCAAAACAGAAGCAAAAGTATCGGTTATCGGCGTCGGCACCTGGCAATTCGGCGGCGAATGGGGCCATGATTATACGCAGGGCGAAGTGGACGCGATTTTGGATACGGCAGCGGAAGCCGGGATCAATTTAATCGATACCGCCGAATGTTATGGCGACCATTTGTCCGAGTCTTTCATCGGCGATTATTTGCGCCGCCGCAACCGCGGCGACTGGTTTATCGCCACAAAATTCGGACATCGGTTCAAGGGCCGGTTTGATCGCGTCAATCTAATCTCCGCCGACGAGGTGCAGAAACAGCTTGACGATTCGTTAAAAGCCTTGCAAACGGATTACGTTGACTTGTACCAATTTCATTCGTTATCCGATGAGCAATTCGCCAACGACGCGTTGTGGACGATGCTGAACAAACAAGTGGAAAAAGGGAAAATCCGCCATTTGGGCATCTCCATCGGCAGCAACCAAAACATTTACCAGACGGACGCCGCCGAAAAAGTGGGCGCTTCCGTCATTCAGGTTGTCTATAATCGCATCGATCGCGAGCCGGAAAAAGAAGTATTTCCGTCCTGCATCAGACAAAATCTCGGCGTTCTGGCGCGGGTGCCGCTTGCCAGCGGCTACTTGAGCGGAAAATACGCGCCCGGCGCAAGCTTCGCACAGACCGACGTCCGCTCCCGCCATGATCGCGAGAAAATTGACCGCATGTTGGCGCAAGTCGAGCAAATCCGCCGCGAGGAAGTACCTGCCGGGATGAACATGGCGACGTGGGCATTAGCCTGGTGTTTGCGCCATCCGGCAGTCACATGCGTCATTCCGGGCTGCAAAAATCCGGAACAAACGAAAGCAAATGCACAGGCCGCCGAATATGTCGGCGATGAACACCCGCAAGCGTGGCCGGACGAACTCAACCTCGATAATCTGCAACTCGAATAA
- a CDS encoding pyrimidine-nucleoside phosphorylase, producing MRMVDLIAKKRDGKQLSRQEIEHIIAGYTAGNIPDYQMSAWAMAVFFQGMTPEETADLTMAMANSGDRVDLSQIHGVKVDKHSTGGVGDTTTLVLAPLVAAAGVPFAKMSGRGLGHTGGTIDKLEAIPGFRAELPASRFIANVNAMKVAVVGQSGNLTPADKKLYALRDVTATVNSIPLIASSIMSKKIAAGADAIVLDVKTGSGAFMKSLADARELASAMVRIGKQAGRQTIAVISDMSQPLGFAVGNALEVKEAIDTLKGAGPPDLTELVLTLGANMVVLGQKAPDFATAYAQLRGLLANGAAFAAFKTFVSAQNGSPEAIDHPEMLPQAPYQIPVVADTDGYIHSIQAEEIGVAAMMLGAGRATKEAAIDPSVGVVLQKKVGNTVKSGETIAVIHANRESVDDIHMKVKRAFTIGATACAAPPLIYETIG from the coding sequence TCCAGGCAAGAAATCGAGCATATAATCGCAGGCTATACCGCGGGAAACATTCCCGATTACCAAATGTCCGCTTGGGCGATGGCCGTTTTTTTTCAAGGAATGACGCCGGAAGAAACGGCCGATTTAACGATGGCGATGGCGAATTCCGGAGATCGCGTGGATTTGTCGCAAATTCACGGCGTCAAGGTGGACAAACACAGCACCGGCGGCGTCGGCGACACGACGACGCTTGTGCTGGCGCCGCTCGTAGCCGCGGCCGGCGTACCGTTCGCGAAAATGTCCGGCAGAGGCCTGGGACATACGGGGGGCACAATCGACAAACTGGAGGCGATCCCCGGTTTTCGCGCCGAACTGCCGGCAAGCCGGTTTATCGCCAACGTAAACGCGATGAAAGTGGCGGTCGTCGGCCAAAGCGGCAATTTAACGCCCGCGGACAAAAAGCTCTACGCCTTGCGCGACGTGACGGCTACCGTCAACTCGATCCCGCTGATCGCAAGCTCCATTATGAGCAAGAAAATCGCCGCCGGCGCCGATGCGATCGTACTCGATGTCAAAACCGGCTCCGGGGCGTTCATGAAATCGCTCGCCGACGCGCGCGAACTGGCCTCGGCCATGGTGCGCATCGGCAAGCAAGCGGGCCGCCAAACAATCGCCGTTATCAGCGACATGAGCCAGCCGTTGGGCTTTGCCGTCGGCAATGCGCTGGAAGTGAAAGAAGCGATCGATACATTGAAAGGCGCCGGCCCCCCGGACTTGACCGAACTCGTTCTGACGTTGGGCGCGAATATGGTCGTATTGGGCCAAAAGGCGCCGGATTTCGCCACGGCGTATGCGCAACTGCGCGGTTTGCTGGCAAATGGCGCCGCGTTCGCCGCGTTCAAAACGTTCGTGTCGGCGCAAAACGGCTCGCCGGAGGCGATCGACCATCCGGAAATGCTGCCGCAAGCGCCGTATCAAATTCCCGTCGTCGCCGATACGGACGGATATATCCACAGCATCCAGGCGGAAGAAATCGGCGTTGCGGCCATGATGCTTGGAGCCGGACGGGCGACAAAAGAGGCGGCCATCGATCCTTCCGTCGGCGTCGTCTTGCAAAAAAAGGTGGGCAATACCGTCAAAAGCGGGGAGACGATCGCCGTCATTCACGCCAATCGCGAATCCGTTGACGACATCCACATGAAAGTCAAACGGGCCTTTACCATCGGCGCAACAGCATGCGCTGCGCCGCCGCTGATTTATGAAACGATCGGCTAA